One window of the Herbiconiux sp. L3-i23 genome contains the following:
- a CDS encoding NADPH-dependent FMN reductase, whose protein sequence is MSHTTDDLRIGVILGSTRPGRNGEPVARWVLEQASERDGVTYELVDLADFPLPHLDEPVPPSMGQYTKDHTQAWARAVASYDGFVFVTPEYNHSTSGVLKNALDYVYAEWNNKAAAFVSYGSVGGVRAVEHLRGIASELQIAHVRQSLSFSLVTDFENYSVFTPGAHHAGMAQTMFDQLESWTEAMRQVRVERLDAAA, encoded by the coding sequence GTGTCACACACCACTGACGACCTTCGCATCGGCGTCATCCTCGGCAGCACTCGGCCCGGCCGCAACGGCGAGCCCGTCGCCCGCTGGGTCCTCGAGCAGGCGTCCGAGCGCGACGGCGTCACCTACGAGCTCGTCGACCTCGCCGACTTCCCGCTGCCGCACCTCGACGAGCCGGTTCCGCCGTCGATGGGCCAGTACACGAAGGACCACACCCAGGCGTGGGCGCGTGCCGTCGCGAGCTACGACGGCTTCGTCTTCGTGACCCCCGAGTACAACCACTCGACCTCGGGTGTGCTGAAGAACGCGCTGGACTACGTCTACGCCGAGTGGAACAACAAGGCGGCCGCCTTCGTCAGCTACGGCTCCGTCGGCGGTGTCCGCGCCGTCGAGCACCTGCGCGGCATCGCATCCGAGCTGCAGATCGCGCACGTGCGCCAGAGCCTGTCCTTCTCGCTCGTCACCGACTTCGAGAACTACAGCGTCTTCACGCCCGGAGCGCACCACGCCGGGATGGCGCAGACGATGTTCGACCAGCTCGAGAGCTGGACCGAGGCGATGCGCCAGGTCCGCGTCGAGCGACTCGACGCCGCCGCCTGA
- a CDS encoding MarP family serine protease — MLSVVVDVLLLVVLVSYLVYGYRAGLLRSAFSIAGVVAGGAAAVLLIPPVTGLIADAPIRLVAILALVVALIVIGVTAGGALGRALARTVPRGPLRTLDKVLGAVIGVVVTALVASMVAFGVGSLGVPLLSPAIASSVVLRTIDTVTPDPVKSALAQVRSLVVDGGIPSISEALGGPTTAPELPQLGTASQGLQAAARSVVRISGNAYACGQSQTGSGFLVAPDRIVTNAHVVSGVDQPVVESRQDGTVSGRVVYFDPVDDLAVIATDGFTAPALPFGTNLAPGSDAVADGYPFGGPFTTKPANVISVQPLQVSDIYGDSKSPREVYTLAADIQQGNSGGPLLDLDGAVVGVVFAKGATTANVGYAMTMTELSPVLAAAPTLEEGVSPGACISG, encoded by the coding sequence ATGCTGTCCGTCGTCGTCGATGTGCTCCTCCTCGTCGTGCTGGTGTCCTACCTCGTGTACGGCTACCGGGCGGGCCTGCTGCGCAGCGCCTTCTCGATCGCCGGCGTCGTGGCCGGCGGCGCCGCGGCGGTGCTGCTGATCCCCCCGGTGACGGGGCTCATCGCGGATGCGCCGATCCGCCTCGTCGCGATCCTCGCTCTCGTCGTCGCCCTCATCGTCATCGGTGTCACCGCGGGCGGCGCACTCGGGCGGGCGCTTGCCCGCACCGTTCCGCGCGGCCCGCTGCGGACGCTCGACAAGGTCCTCGGCGCCGTCATCGGCGTCGTCGTGACCGCGCTCGTGGCGTCGATGGTCGCCTTCGGCGTCGGGTCGCTCGGCGTTCCACTGCTGAGCCCGGCGATCGCCTCCTCCGTCGTGCTGCGGACCATCGACACCGTGACGCCCGACCCGGTGAAGAGCGCGCTCGCCCAGGTGCGCTCCCTCGTCGTCGACGGCGGCATCCCGAGCATCTCGGAGGCGCTCGGCGGGCCGACAACCGCACCCGAACTGCCACAGCTGGGCACCGCATCGCAGGGCCTGCAGGCCGCCGCCCGCTCGGTGGTCCGCATCAGCGGCAACGCCTACGCCTGCGGTCAGAGCCAGACGGGAAGCGGGTTCCTCGTCGCGCCCGACCGCATCGTCACGAACGCGCACGTCGTCTCCGGCGTCGACCAGCCGGTCGTCGAGTCGCGGCAGGACGGTACCGTCAGCGGCCGCGTCGTCTACTTCGACCCGGTCGACGATCTCGCGGTCATCGCCACCGACGGGTTCACCGCCCCCGCCCTGCCGTTCGGCACGAACCTCGCGCCGGGCAGCGACGCCGTCGCCGACGGCTATCCGTTCGGTGGACCGTTCACCACGAAGCCGGCGAACGTCATCTCCGTGCAGCCCCTCCAGGTCAGTGACATCTACGGCGATTCGAAGTCGCCGCGCGAGGTGTACACGCTCGCCGCCGACATCCAGCAGGGCAACTCGGGCGGCCCGCTGCTCGACCTCGACGGAGCCGTCGTCGGCGTCGTCTTCGCGAAAGGCGCCACCACGGCGAACGTCGGCTACGCCATGACGATGACCGAGCTCTCGCCGGTGCTGGCAGCGGCCCCGACCCTCGAGGAGGGCGTCTCGCCGGGGGCCTGCATCTCGGGTTGA
- a CDS encoding MarR family winged helix-turn-helix transcriptional regulator, translating to MPAATTSSTDFALWRDIVVLRQRVERSLEQRLQKDAGISVADFEILTVLAREDAKRLRARDLGDLLGWEKSRLSHQVTRMESRGLVVRQDCPTDLRGTWVVLTDDGAAAGARALDGHGEVLQSHFDALDADQRDGLEQAVRRLVDTSTGTECTGPAAC from the coding sequence ATGCCCGCTGCAACGACGTCCAGCACCGATTTCGCGCTCTGGCGCGACATCGTCGTGCTGCGCCAGCGCGTCGAGCGTTCGCTCGAGCAGCGCCTGCAGAAAGACGCCGGCATCTCCGTCGCCGACTTCGAGATCCTCACCGTTCTCGCACGCGAAGACGCGAAACGCCTCCGCGCCCGCGACCTCGGCGACCTGCTCGGATGGGAGAAGAGCCGCCTCTCGCATCAGGTCACCCGCATGGAGTCGCGCGGCCTCGTCGTGCGCCAGGACTGCCCGACCGATCTGCGCGGAACCTGGGTGGTGCTGACCGACGACGGCGCGGCCGCCGGAGCCCGCGCCCTCGACGGGCACGGCGAGGTGCTGCAGAGCCATTTCGACGCTCTCGACGCCGATCAACGCGACGGTCTCGAGCAGGCGGTCCGACGGCTCGTCGACACGAGCACGGGCACCGAGTGCACCGGTCCCGCGGCCTGCTGA
- a CDS encoding FKBP-type peptidyl-prolyl cis-trans isomerase, whose product MTDLNAKPEIDAPEGPAPETLEIVDIVEGDGPAAAASSTVNVHYLGVEYETGEEFDSSWSRGQSINFPLNRLVAGWQEGIPGMKVGGRRKLTIPPALAYGPAGAGHPLSGKTLIFVIDLLGVS is encoded by the coding sequence ATGACCGATCTGAATGCCAAGCCCGAAATCGACGCGCCTGAAGGGCCGGCGCCGGAAACCCTCGAGATCGTCGACATCGTGGAAGGCGACGGCCCCGCCGCCGCCGCGAGTTCGACGGTCAACGTCCACTACCTCGGTGTCGAATACGAGACCGGCGAAGAGTTCGACTCGTCGTGGAGTCGCGGCCAGTCCATCAACTTCCCGCTGAACCGCCTCGTCGCGGGATGGCAGGAGGGCATCCCGGGCATGAAGGTCGGCGGACGCCGCAAGCTGACCATCCCGCCGGCTCTCGCCTACGGTCCCGCTGGAGCGGGTCACCCGCTCTCGGGCAAGACCCTGATCTTCGTGATCGACCTGCTCGGCGTCAGCTGA
- a CDS encoding VanZ family protein: MFLRHPILSLVTLAYLAFVGWLTLSPELPLGDGTDGLVWQILDLLDRIPGTRWIDYADVEFLANVAMFAPIGMFFVLLFGRRRWWAAMLLSFVLSCAIELAQLLFFTSRVADVRDIVSNTSGAVIGALLVLIVTAPKARRLAQARRAEAAALQRPA, encoded by the coding sequence ATGTTCCTCCGCCACCCGATCCTGTCGCTCGTCACCCTCGCGTACCTCGCGTTCGTCGGCTGGTTGACCCTGTCACCCGAGCTGCCCCTCGGCGACGGCACCGACGGGCTCGTGTGGCAGATCCTCGATCTGCTCGACCGCATCCCGGGCACGCGCTGGATCGACTACGCCGACGTCGAGTTCCTCGCGAACGTCGCCATGTTCGCCCCGATCGGCATGTTCTTCGTGCTGCTCTTCGGGCGGCGCCGGTGGTGGGCGGCCATGCTGCTGTCGTTCGTGCTGAGCTGCGCGATCGAGCTCGCCCAACTGCTGTTCTTCACGTCGCGCGTCGCCGACGTGCGCGACATCGTCTCCAATACCTCGGGCGCCGTGATCGGCGCGCTGCTGGTGCTCATCGTGACCGCACCGAAGGCCCGCCGGCTCGCGCAGGCGAGGCGCGCCGAGGCCGCCGCGCTGCAGCGGCCCGCCTGA
- a CDS encoding siderophore-interacting protein: MTDSSPASSSTGDRVREVVRHELVRRDLTVVRVADLTAQIRRVTLAGDELGGFVSLGPEDHVKVFFPSEDGERVMRDYTPAVFREVGESGGPELDLDFVVHGDTGPATAWATAAEPGSTLSIGGPRGSRLAPRGYRRFVLLADASALPALSRWVEAVRFDAEVIAFVQSNDDRILDYPVPTGDRVAITRIATGEAAALTALAGLHLDADTYVWAAGEATALIPVRRRLRRELGLSRDRVKVDGYWKLGVGGLDHHAPLDPEDPED; the protein is encoded by the coding sequence GTGACCGATTCCTCGCCCGCATCCTCGTCCACCGGAGACCGCGTCCGAGAGGTGGTGCGTCACGAGCTGGTGCGCCGCGACCTGACCGTCGTCCGCGTGGCCGACCTGACGGCGCAGATCCGCCGGGTCACCCTCGCGGGCGACGAGCTCGGCGGGTTCGTGAGCCTCGGACCCGAAGACCACGTCAAGGTGTTCTTCCCGTCGGAGGACGGTGAGCGCGTCATGCGCGACTACACGCCGGCGGTCTTCCGCGAGGTGGGCGAGAGCGGCGGCCCCGAACTCGACCTCGACTTCGTGGTGCACGGCGACACCGGCCCGGCGACCGCGTGGGCCACGGCCGCGGAACCGGGATCGACCCTGTCGATCGGCGGTCCGCGCGGCTCCCGGCTCGCACCCCGCGGCTACCGCCGCTTCGTCCTGCTCGCCGACGCGAGCGCCCTGCCCGCGCTCAGTCGGTGGGTCGAGGCCGTGCGATTCGACGCCGAGGTGATCGCGTTCGTGCAGTCGAACGACGACCGGATCCTCGACTACCCCGTACCGACGGGCGACAGGGTGGCGATCACGCGCATCGCGACGGGTGAGGCGGCGGCGCTCACCGCGCTCGCCGGTCTTCACCTCGATGCCGACACCTACGTGTGGGCGGCCGGGGAGGCGACCGCGCTCATCCCCGTGCGCCGTCGTCTGCGCCGCGAACTCGGGCTCTCACGCGACCGGGTGAAGGTCGACGGCTACTGGAAGCTCGGCGTCGGCGGACTCGACCACCACGCGCCGCTCGACCCCGAAGACCCCGAGGACTGA
- a CDS encoding UvrD-helicase domain-containing protein yields the protein MTQSQPVEAKLALEVESEQRYLDALYARLDTVKAEARSELDRVRLGPQGGTHQSRSERDAMARIYEDRIAQLREVDDRLAFGRLESDGGDYRYIGRIGLRDADLQPLLLDWRVPQASAFYQATAATPLGVRARRHLSTDGRRITRIEDELLGDLGDPDRPLSGESALMAALTAQRTGRMHDIVATIQAEQDRIIRSDLRGVLVVQGGPGTGKTAVALHRAAYLLYTHRDRLASSGLLVVGPSRSFLRYIEQVLPSLGETGVVLSSLGSLYPGIDAQADDPADVAALKGSPRMTELLRRAVHSRQVVPTETQTVEVNGESIDVSPELIAKAIRRAQDSRKPHNEARVTFVSHALAALTSELSARLRRRGDTIDDEDVRMLREDVRSSQDVRVLLNTAWLPLTPEKLLGDLYARPQWLASLTPSWNEQKRSLLHRDRGAAWTISDIPLLDEAAELLGEAPAANAAAEAAQRRQRALDIENAENAIRNMGVEGLVSAEALADGFAESGPRLTAAERASTDRSWTFGHIVVDEAQELSPMQWRLLRRRAPLRSFTIVGDIAQASSPVAASNWSDAIRSLGAEFRLEELTVNYRTPTQIAALAERTAKELGLNVTSSQSVRESEWEPRELTVTERALVPSLVEAVRADRMLPDPGTLAVIAPEALVGELHAALHDEFGASIGLGSASLSQSVSVMSPRTAKGLEFDSVVAVDPDGIVAAEPRGVSALYVTLTRATQRLTVLKVS from the coding sequence GTGACGCAGTCCCAGCCAGTCGAGGCGAAGCTCGCGCTCGAGGTCGAATCCGAGCAGCGCTATCTCGACGCGCTCTACGCGCGGCTCGACACGGTCAAAGCCGAGGCTCGCAGCGAACTCGACCGCGTGCGTCTCGGTCCGCAGGGCGGCACCCACCAGAGTCGGTCGGAACGCGACGCGATGGCGCGCATCTACGAGGACCGCATCGCGCAGCTGCGCGAGGTCGACGACCGCCTCGCCTTCGGTCGCCTCGAGTCCGACGGCGGCGACTACCGCTACATCGGTCGCATCGGTCTGCGCGACGCCGACCTGCAGCCCCTCCTCCTCGATTGGCGCGTGCCGCAGGCCAGCGCCTTCTACCAGGCGACGGCGGCGACACCCCTCGGAGTGCGGGCCCGCCGTCACCTCAGCACCGACGGCCGTCGCATCACCCGCATCGAGGACGAACTCCTCGGCGACCTCGGCGACCCCGATCGGCCGCTCAGCGGCGAGAGCGCGCTGATGGCGGCCCTCACCGCGCAGCGCACCGGGCGCATGCACGACATCGTCGCGACCATCCAGGCCGAGCAGGACCGCATCATCCGCTCCGACCTTCGCGGAGTCCTCGTCGTGCAGGGCGGGCCGGGAACAGGCAAGACCGCCGTCGCCCTGCACCGGGCCGCGTACCTGCTCTACACCCACCGCGACCGACTCGCCTCGTCCGGGCTGCTCGTCGTCGGCCCCTCGCGCAGCTTCCTGCGCTACATCGAACAGGTGCTGCCCTCGCTCGGCGAGACCGGGGTGGTGCTCTCGAGTCTCGGGTCGCTGTACCCGGGCATCGACGCGCAGGCCGACGACCCCGCCGACGTCGCCGCCCTCAAGGGATCGCCCCGCATGACCGAGCTGCTGCGCCGCGCCGTGCACTCCCGCCAGGTCGTGCCCACTGAGACGCAGACGGTGGAGGTCAACGGCGAGAGCATCGACGTCTCGCCCGAGCTCATCGCGAAGGCGATCCGCCGCGCCCAGGACAGCAGGAAGCCGCACAACGAGGCACGGGTCACCTTCGTCTCGCACGCCCTCGCGGCCCTCACCTCCGAGCTCTCGGCCCGGCTGCGCCGCCGCGGCGACACCATCGACGACGAGGACGTCAGGATGCTCCGCGAGGACGTCCGCTCCAGTCAGGACGTGCGGGTGCTGCTCAACACCGCCTGGCTGCCGCTCACGCCGGAGAAGCTCCTCGGCGACCTCTACGCGCGTCCCCAGTGGCTCGCGAGCCTCACCCCGTCGTGGAACGAGCAGAAGCGGTCCCTGCTGCACCGCGACCGCGGCGCCGCGTGGACGATCTCCGACATCCCGCTCCTCGACGAAGCCGCCGAACTGCTCGGTGAAGCGCCTGCCGCGAACGCCGCCGCGGAGGCCGCTCAGCGCCGCCAGCGCGCCCTCGACATCGAGAACGCCGAGAACGCGATCCGCAACATGGGGGTCGAAGGTCTCGTCAGCGCCGAGGCGCTCGCCGACGGCTTCGCCGAGTCGGGTCCGCGTCTGACGGCGGCCGAGCGGGCGTCGACCGACCGGTCGTGGACCTTCGGACACATCGTCGTCGACGAGGCGCAGGAGCTTTCGCCGATGCAGTGGCGGCTGCTGCGCCGCCGCGCCCCGCTTCGCTCGTTCACGATCGTCGGCGACATCGCGCAGGCCAGTTCCCCTGTCGCCGCGTCGAACTGGTCGGATGCGATCCGGTCGCTCGGCGCCGAGTTCCGGCTCGAGGAGCTCACCGTCAACTACCGCACGCCCACCCAGATCGCCGCGCTTGCGGAGCGCACCGCGAAGGAGCTCGGCCTGAACGTCACCTCCTCGCAGTCGGTGCGCGAGTCGGAGTGGGAGCCTCGCGAGCTGACCGTCACCGAGCGGGCCCTCGTGCCGTCGCTGGTCGAGGCGGTCCGCGCCGATCGGATGCTCCCCGACCCGGGCACCCTCGCCGTGATCGCTCCCGAAGCGCTCGTCGGCGAGCTGCACGCGGCGCTCCACGACGAGTTCGGGGCCTCCATCGGTCTCGGCAGCGCGAGCCTCAGCCAGTCGGTGTCTGTCATGTCGCCGCGCACCGCGAAGGGTCTCGAGTTCGACTCCGTCGTCGCCGTCGACCCCGACGGCATCGTCGCGGCCGAGCCCCGCGGGGTCAGCGCGCTCTACGTCACCCTCACCCGCGCCACGCAGCGTCTCACCGTGCTGAAAGTGAGCTGA
- a CDS encoding M50 family metallopeptidase: MEQLVALWARISAESPALDPVVVAGCLLAALVVVVFSPVWRLARHSITIVHEAGHGFAATLTGRRLSGIRLHSDTSGVTVSVGRPRGIGMALTLLAGYPAPAFVGLGAASLIGIGHATGVLWAVLALLVLVLIQIRNWFGLWSVLVVGTLVFAATWLLDPFWQAVVATTLAGFLLAGSLRATLELQTSRRHEGAGRGRGDSDADQLARLSGVPGLVWVGVFLSLALLCAAGGVVLLLRLPVILPV, encoded by the coding sequence GTGGAGCAACTCGTGGCGCTGTGGGCCCGGATCAGCGCCGAGAGTCCCGCACTCGACCCGGTCGTGGTCGCTGGCTGCCTGCTCGCGGCGCTCGTGGTGGTCGTGTTCTCACCGGTCTGGCGGCTCGCGCGGCACTCGATCACGATCGTGCACGAGGCGGGGCACGGCTTCGCAGCGACCCTCACCGGGCGGCGACTGAGCGGCATCCGCCTGCACTCCGACACGTCCGGCGTGACGGTGAGCGTCGGGAGACCGCGCGGGATCGGCATGGCGCTCACGCTTCTCGCGGGCTATCCCGCTCCGGCGTTCGTCGGCCTCGGCGCGGCCTCGCTGATCGGCATCGGACACGCGACCGGGGTGCTGTGGGCGGTGCTCGCCCTACTCGTCCTGGTGCTCATCCAGATCCGCAACTGGTTCGGGCTCTGGTCGGTGCTCGTCGTCGGCACCCTGGTCTTCGCGGCGACCTGGCTGCTCGACCCGTTCTGGCAGGCCGTCGTCGCGACCACCCTCGCCGGATTCCTGCTCGCCGGTTCGCTGCGCGCGACCCTCGAGCTGCAGACCTCACGCCGGCACGAGGGTGCGGGCCGCGGGCGCGGCGATTCGGACGCGGACCAGCTCGCCCGCCTGTCGGGTGTGCCGGGGTTGGTCTGGGTCGGCGTCTTCCTCAGCCTCGCCCTGCTCTGCGCCGCAGGCGGCGTCGTTCTGCTGCTCCGCCTGCCCGTGATCCTGCCGGTCTAG